A single region of the Winslowiella toletana genome encodes:
- the tcyL gene encoding cystine ABC transporter permease: MQDSIQLVLDSAPFLLKGAVFTLQLSIGGMFFGLLLGFILALMRLSTFWPARWLSRFYVSIFRGTPLIAQLFMIYYGLPQFGIELDPIPSAMIGLSLNTAAYASESLRGAISSIERGQWEAAASIGMTRWQTMRRVILPQAARTALPPLGNSFISLVKDTSLAATIQVPELFRQAQLITSRTLEVFTMYLAASLIYWVMATLLSVLQNKLENHVNRQDRESK, from the coding sequence ATGCAAGATAGTATTCAACTGGTGCTGGATTCAGCACCTTTTTTATTGAAAGGTGCCGTTTTTACTCTGCAACTGAGTATTGGCGGCATGTTCTTTGGCCTGCTGCTCGGTTTTATCCTGGCACTGATGCGCCTGTCCACCTTCTGGCCAGCCCGCTGGCTGTCACGGTTCTACGTCTCAATATTTCGCGGCACACCGCTGATCGCACAGCTGTTTATGATCTACTACGGCCTGCCGCAGTTTGGTATTGAGCTGGATCCGATCCCTTCGGCAATGATTGGCCTGTCGCTCAACACTGCGGCTTACGCTTCTGAATCGCTACGTGGCGCGATCTCTTCCATCGAACGCGGACAGTGGGAAGCGGCCGCCAGTATTGGTATGACGCGCTGGCAAACAATGCGCCGGGTGATTCTGCCGCAGGCAGCGCGCACCGCATTACCACCGCTCGGCAACAGCTTTATCAGTCTGGTGAAAGATACCTCGCTGGCGGCCACCATTCAGGTGCCCGAACTGTTCCGACAGGCGCAGCTGATTACCTCGCGCACGCTGGAAGTGTTTACCATGTACCTTGCGGCATCATTGATTTACTGGGTGATGGCAACGCTGTTATCGGTGTTGCAGAACAAGCTGGAAAATCACGTTAATCGTCAGGATCGGGAGTCAAAATGA
- the tcyJ gene encoding cystine ABC transporter substrate-binding protein: protein MNFSLVRRQLVMGVMAVALVAGFNANTFAAENLLNKVKQRGTLLVGLEGTYPPFSFQDENGKLAGFEVDFANALAQHLGLKADLKPTKWDGMLASLDSKRIDVVINQVTLSDERKKKYDFSTPYTVSGIQALTKKDNAGSITKPEDLNGKKVGVGLGSNYEQWLRENVKDADVRTYDDDPTKYQDLRVGRIDAILVDRLAALDLVKKTGGTLAVAGPAFSRQESGVAVRKGNEDLVKAIDAAIAEMQKDGTLTKLSDKWFGADVTK from the coding sequence ATGAACTTCTCTCTGGTACGTCGCCAACTGGTGATGGGTGTGATGGCAGTGGCGCTGGTGGCGGGTTTTAATGCCAACACCTTCGCGGCGGAAAATCTGCTGAATAAAGTGAAACAGCGCGGTACGCTGCTGGTCGGTCTGGAAGGAACTTACCCGCCGTTCAGCTTCCAGGATGAAAACGGCAAGCTGGCCGGTTTTGAAGTCGACTTCGCCAATGCCCTGGCGCAGCACCTCGGTCTGAAAGCCGATCTGAAACCGACCAAATGGGACGGAATGCTGGCTTCGTTAGATTCCAAGCGCATCGACGTGGTGATCAATCAGGTTACCCTGTCTGACGAGCGCAAAAAGAAATATGACTTCTCCACTCCTTACACCGTTTCCGGTATTCAGGCGCTGACCAAAAAAGATAACGCCGGTAGCATCACCAAACCTGAAGATCTGAATGGTAAAAAAGTCGGTGTTGGCCTCGGTTCTAACTACGAGCAGTGGCTGCGTGAAAACGTCAAAGATGCTGATGTGCGCACCTATGATGACGATCCAACCAAATATCAGGATCTGCGCGTTGGCCGTATCGATGCGATTCTGGTTGACCGCCTGGCGGCACTGGATCTGGTGAAGAAAACCGGTGGTACGCTGGCGGTTGCTGGCCCGGCATTCTCGCGTCAGGAGTCCGGCGTGGCTGTGCGTAAAGGCAATGAAGATCTGGTGAAGGCGATTGATGCCGCCATCGCAGAGATGCAGAAAGATGGTACGCTCACTAAACTGTCTGATAAATGGTTTGGCGCGGACGTTACTAAATAA
- a CDS encoding D-cysteine desulfhydrase — MSLHHLMQFPRLEFIGAPTPLEHLPRLSDYLGRDIFIKRDDVTPVALGGNKLRKLEFLAADALRQGADVLVTAGAIQSNHVRQTAAVAAKLGLKCVALLENPIATEAENYLTNGNRLLLSLMDTEIVMVDALHAPDSQLEQQATLLEAQGFRPYVVPVGGSNALGALGYVECAQEIAHQIEGVTDIAAVVVASGSAGTHAGLAVGLEQLLPDTELVGVTVSRKVADQLPKVQSLQQSVAQSLTLSASAEITLWDDYFAPQYGVPNEEGIEAIKLLARLEGIMLDPVYTGKAMAGLIDGIAQQRFRREGPIVFVHTGGAPALFAYHPSV; from the coding sequence TTGTCCTTACATCACCTTATGCAGTTCCCCCGTCTTGAATTTATCGGCGCACCGACGCCGCTGGAACATTTGCCACGTCTTTCCGACTACCTTGGCCGCGATATTTTTATTAAACGTGACGATGTCACGCCTGTCGCGCTTGGCGGTAATAAACTGAGAAAACTCGAATTCCTTGCCGCTGATGCGCTGCGTCAGGGAGCCGATGTGCTGGTGACAGCCGGTGCCATTCAGTCTAATCACGTGCGTCAGACTGCCGCGGTAGCCGCAAAGCTTGGGCTGAAATGCGTGGCGCTACTGGAAAATCCGATCGCCACCGAAGCGGAAAACTACCTGACCAATGGGAATCGCCTGTTACTGTCATTGATGGACACCGAAATCGTCATGGTTGATGCTCTGCATGCACCGGACAGCCAGCTGGAACAGCAGGCCACGCTGCTGGAAGCGCAAGGTTTTCGTCCATATGTGGTGCCGGTCGGGGGATCGAATGCGCTCGGTGCGCTGGGTTACGTTGAGTGCGCGCAGGAAATTGCCCATCAGATTGAAGGGGTAACGGATATTGCGGCGGTGGTAGTGGCTTCGGGCAGTGCCGGAACCCATGCCGGGCTGGCGGTCGGGCTGGAGCAGTTGTTACCGGATACCGAGTTGGTAGGTGTCACGGTCTCACGTAAGGTTGCCGATCAGCTGCCAAAAGTGCAAAGCCTGCAACAGTCGGTGGCGCAGTCGCTGACCCTCAGCGCCTCGGCAGAAATTACCCTGTGGGATGACTACTTTGCCCCGCAGTACGGCGTGCCGAATGAAGAGGGCATCGAAGCGATAAAACTGCTGGCGCGGCTGGAAGGCATCATGCTTGACCCGGTGTATACCGGCAAAGCGATGGCAGGTTTGATTGATGGGATTGCGCAGCAGCGCTTCCGTCGCGAAGGGCCAATTGTGTTTGTTCACACCGGTGGTGCGCCGGCGTTATTTGCTTATCATCCTTCGGTCTAA
- the fliZ gene encoding flagella biosynthesis regulatory protein FliZ: MVSKTKTRPLSRYLKDYKHSQSNCSHCDKVLDRMALVFRGQIINKEAIVRMDQLIDEQVWQKLQSELTALCRFCSDIYCNSQPNYFDIMAFKQYLFEQTEMSHSTIREYVVRLRRLDDMLSARNFPADKLRGNSWHACLEQDLPDAGQNNYRIALRKYDQFLGWQRN, encoded by the coding sequence ATGGTATCCAAAACTAAAACAAGGCCATTAAGCCGATATCTGAAAGACTATAAACACAGCCAGAGCAACTGCTCGCACTGCGACAAAGTGCTGGATCGCATGGCGCTGGTCTTTCGCGGCCAGATCATTAATAAAGAAGCCATCGTGCGGATGGACCAGTTGATCGACGAGCAGGTGTGGCAAAAACTGCAAAGTGAGTTGACGGCGCTGTGCCGCTTTTGCAGTGATATTTACTGCAACAGCCAGCCTAACTATTTCGATATCATGGCGTTTAAACAATATCTGTTTGAGCAAACTGAGATGAGCCACAGCACTATTCGTGAGTATGTGGTGCGCCTGCGTCGCCTCGACGATATGCTGTCGGCACGTAATTTCCCGGCGGATAAGCTGCGCGGTAATAGCTGGCATGCATGCCTGGAACAAGATCTGCCGGATGCCGGGCAAAACAACTATCGTATTGCGCTGCGCAAGTACGATCAGTTCCTTGGCTGGCAACGTAATTAG
- a CDS encoding RNA polymerase sigma factor FliA, translating to MSDLYTAEGVMDKHSLWQRYVPLVRHEALRLQVRLPASVELDDLLQAGGIGLLNAVDRFDALHGTAFTTYAVQRIRGAMLDELRSRDWAPRSVRRNAREVAGAMQQVEQSLGRAATEQEVAGQLNVSMEEYRQILLDTNNSQLFSYDEYREEHGDSAELVTEGHEEANPLHQLMEGNLRDRVIEAIEGLPDREKMVLTLYYQEELNLKEIGAVLEVGESRVSQLHSQAIKRLRTRLTAAR from the coding sequence GTGAGCGATCTATATACCGCCGAAGGCGTGATGGATAAACATTCGCTGTGGCAGCGATACGTGCCGCTGGTGCGCCATGAAGCGTTGCGCCTGCAGGTGCGGCTGCCCGCCAGTGTCGAGCTGGACGATCTGCTGCAAGCCGGAGGTATCGGGCTGTTAAATGCCGTCGATCGTTTTGATGCGTTGCACGGTACCGCCTTCACCACCTATGCGGTGCAGCGCATTCGCGGCGCGATGCTGGATGAACTGCGCAGTCGCGACTGGGCCCCCCGCAGCGTACGCCGCAACGCGCGCGAAGTGGCCGGGGCGATGCAACAGGTAGAGCAGTCACTGGGGAGAGCGGCCACCGAGCAGGAGGTTGCCGGACAGCTGAATGTCTCGATGGAAGAGTATCGGCAGATCCTGCTGGATACTAACAATAGCCAGCTTTTTTCCTACGACGAGTATCGCGAAGAGCACGGCGATAGCGCGGAGCTGGTGACAGAAGGGCATGAAGAAGCCAACCCGCTGCATCAGCTGATGGAAGGGAATCTGCGCGATCGGGTCATCGAAGCGATCGAGGGGTTACCCGATCGCGAAAAGATGGTGCTGACACTGTATTACCAGGAAGAGCTGAATCTGAAAGAGATTGGCGCGGTGCTGGAAGTCGGGGAATCCCGCGTCAGCCAACTGCACAGTCAGGCGATAAAACGCTTGCGCACCCGGTTAACGGCAGCGCGCTGA
- a CDS encoding FliC/FljB family flagellin — protein sequence MAQVINTNSLSLLTQNNMNKSQSALSTSIERLSSGLRINSAKDDAAGQAISNRFTSNIKGLTQAARNANDGISVAQTTEGSLSEINNNLQRIRELTVQATNGTNSDSDLTSIQDEITSRLSEIDRVSGQTQFNGVKVLAKDGTMNIQVGANDGQKISIDLQKIDSSTLGLSSFNVQKAATLESTKLETTYSTSATDIKDIDTSDLAALGTSATASDYSFDKTSGKYYTTISGADAGKDGAYEVTVQNDGTATLAGTPTGSIPSTAAAVTKYQTPATIDTTKAAASLVSAGITGADNSNTSLVKLSSTDSNGNVSDAGYAISYDNKLYKTDYNGTSNTTIDADTVKYTDKDGATQTGAVELGGVDKQTAVVTVDGKAYSADKVSGHNFKSGDALAEIATAATTDPLAALDAAIAKVDKFRSSLGAVQNRLDSAITNLNNTTTNLSSAQSRIQDADYATEVSNMSKAQILQQAGNSVLSKANQVPQQVLSLLQG from the coding sequence ATGGCACAAGTTATTAACACTAACAGCCTGTCGCTGTTGACCCAGAACAACATGAACAAATCACAGTCCGCACTGAGCACCTCTATTGAGCGTCTCTCTTCCGGTCTGCGTATCAACAGCGCAAAAGACGACGCTGCGGGTCAGGCAATCTCTAACCGTTTTACCTCTAACATTAAAGGTCTGACTCAGGCTGCGCGTAACGCTAATGATGGTATCTCAGTGGCTCAGACCACCGAAGGTTCACTGTCTGAAATTAACAATAACTTACAGCGTATCCGTGAACTGACCGTTCAGGCAACTAACGGCACCAACTCTGATTCTGATTTGACTTCTATTCAGGATGAAATCACCTCCCGTCTGAGCGAAATTGACCGCGTATCCGGCCAGACTCAGTTTAACGGCGTGAAAGTGCTGGCTAAAGACGGCACTATGAATATTCAGGTTGGTGCGAATGATGGTCAGAAAATATCTATCGACTTGCAGAAAATTGACTCATCTACACTGGGCCTGTCATCTTTCAACGTGCAAAAAGCAGCAACTTTAGAAAGTACTAAGCTGGAAACGACTTATTCAACTAGTGCAACTGATATCAAGGATATTGATACATCCGATCTCGCAGCGCTGGGTACAAGTGCTACAGCTTCAGATTACTCATTTGATAAGACCTCAGGTAAATATTACACCACTATCTCAGGTGCAGATGCTGGTAAGGACGGTGCTTATGAGGTTACCGTTCAGAATGATGGTACAGCTACTCTGGCAGGTACACCAACCGGCAGCATTCCTTCTACAGCAGCGGCAGTTACTAAATATCAAACTCCAGCCACCATTGATACCACTAAAGCAGCTGCGAGTCTGGTTTCTGCTGGCATTACTGGCGCTGATAACAGTAATACCTCTTTGGTCAAGTTGAGCTCAACTGACTCTAACGGTAACGTTAGCGACGCTGGCTACGCGATTTCTTACGACAATAAGCTCTATAAAACAGATTATAATGGCACAAGTAACACGACTATTGATGCTGATACCGTTAAGTACACTGACAAAGATGGTGCTACGCAAACTGGTGCTGTTGAGCTGGGTGGAGTTGATAAGCAGACTGCGGTTGTAACCGTTGATGGCAAAGCTTATTCTGCGGATAAAGTCAGTGGTCACAACTTTAAAAGCGGCGATGCGCTGGCTGAAATTGCTACTGCGGCTACCACCGATCCATTGGCAGCACTGGATGCAGCAATCGCTAAAGTTGACAAATTCCGTTCAAGCCTGGGTGCAGTGCAGAACCGTCTGGATTCTGCGATCACCAACCTGAACAACACCACCACCAACCTGTCATCTGCACAGTCCCGTATTCAGGATGCTGATTACGCAACTGAAGTTTCCAATATGTCCAAAGCGCAGATTCTGCAACAGGCAGGTAACTCAGTGCTGTCTAAAGCTAACCAGGTTCCACAGCAGGTTCTGTCTCTGCTGCAGGGCTAA
- the fliD gene encoding flagellar filament capping protein FliD, with the protein MASISSLGIGSGLPLDTLLTNLTTAEKGRLTPISTQQSAYSAKLSAYGSLKSALTSFQTANSAINTNAIFQSTTATSSATTSFTAATAAGAATGKYSVAVTQLAQAQSLLSGKVDSSSSNLGTSGAGTRTLTISQPGQEKPLEIKLTDAQSTLTGIRDAINNADGSVNASIIKVDDKNYQLVVTSAETGEKNAMTLSVSGDAKLQSFIGYDASTSSNGMSQTVSAQNALLSVNGVDIERESNTITDAPQGVTLTLLNKTTDTQSLTIAKDTSKASTAIKAWVDAYNALQDSFSNLTAYTAVDAGAEEQSSSNGALLGDSTLRTIQTQLKNQLTNAASSSTYKTLSQIGITSNPTTGKLVLDSDKLSTALSNDAKGVMAMINGDGKSTGISTTINNSITRYLATDGILTNATNGVSQTLKSLTAQYNKTNDSINDAIARYKEQFTQLDVLMNKLNSTSNYLASQFTTSNSSSSSSS; encoded by the coding sequence ATGGCTTCCATCTCTTCATTGGGTATTGGATCCGGGCTGCCGCTGGATACGCTGTTAACCAATCTGACTACCGCGGAAAAAGGACGCCTGACGCCGATTTCCACCCAACAATCAGCCTATTCCGCCAAGCTGAGCGCTTACGGTTCACTGAAAAGCGCGCTGACCAGCTTCCAGACTGCCAACTCGGCAATCAATACCAACGCGATTTTCCAGAGCACCACCGCCACCAGCAGTGCGACCACTTCTTTTACCGCCGCCACTGCCGCTGGTGCGGCAACCGGTAAATATTCCGTTGCGGTTACCCAACTGGCGCAGGCGCAGTCATTGCTTTCCGGCAAAGTTGACAGCAGCTCCAGCAATCTGGGCACCAGCGGCGCCGGCACCCGTACGCTGACCATCAGCCAGCCAGGACAAGAGAAGCCGCTGGAAATTAAGCTGACCGATGCACAGAGCACCCTGACCGGTATCCGCGATGCGATTAATAATGCTGATGGCAGCGTAAACGCCAGCATTATCAAAGTAGATGATAAAAACTATCAGTTGGTGGTAACCTCCGCCGAAACCGGCGAGAAAAATGCCATGACGCTTAGCGTCAGCGGTGACGCTAAACTGCAAAGTTTTATAGGTTATGATGCCAGCACCAGCAGCAACGGCATGTCGCAGACCGTCAGCGCGCAAAACGCCCTGCTGTCGGTTAATGGTGTCGATATTGAGCGCGAAAGCAATACCATTACTGATGCGCCGCAAGGCGTAACCTTAACGCTACTGAATAAAACCACTGATACCCAGTCGCTGACGATTGCCAAAGACACCTCAAAGGCCAGCACGGCAATTAAAGCCTGGGTGGATGCCTATAACGCATTGCAGGACAGCTTCAGTAATCTGACCGCTTATACCGCGGTAGATGCCGGTGCCGAAGAACAGAGCAGCAGCAACGGTGCACTGCTCGGCGACAGCACCCTGCGCACCATTCAGACCCAGCTTAAGAATCAGCTGACTAACGCCGCCAGCTCATCGACTTATAAAACCCTGTCGCAGATTGGTATTACCTCGAATCCGACCACCGGCAAACTGGTGCTGGACAGCGATAAGCTCTCGACGGCGCTGTCAAACGACGCCAAAGGCGTGATGGCGATGATTAATGGTGACGGCAAAAGCACCGGTATTAGCACCACCATCAATAACTCCATTACCCGCTACCTGGCTACCGACGGGATCCTGACCAACGCCACCAATGGCGTCAGTCAAACCCTGAAGTCGCTGACCGCGCAGTACAATAAAACTAACGACAGCATTAATGATGCCATCGCCCGTTACAAAGAGCAGTTCACCCAACTGGACGTGCTGATGAACAAGCTGAACAGTACCAGCAACTATTTAGCCTCACAGTTCACCACGTCAAACAGCTCTTCCAGCAGCTCGTCATAA
- the fliS gene encoding flagellar export chaperone FliS: MYSASGTKAYAKVGLESAVMSASSDQLMTLLFDGALSALVRARLFLQDGNQPGKGESLSKAINIIDNGLKMGLDDSSGDELADNLSALYSYMTRRLLQANLHNDVAAIEEVEALLRNIADAWKEVSTSKALVQDTI; encoded by the coding sequence ATGTATAGCGCAAGCGGTACCAAAGCTTATGCCAAAGTCGGCCTGGAAAGCGCCGTCATGAGCGCCAGTTCCGACCAGTTAATGACACTGTTATTCGACGGCGCGTTAAGCGCACTGGTGCGCGCCCGCCTGTTTTTGCAGGACGGCAACCAGCCTGGTAAGGGTGAATCCTTGTCAAAAGCGATCAATATTATTGATAACGGACTGAAAATGGGGCTGGATGACAGCAGCGGCGATGAGCTGGCCGATAATTTATCCGCGCTGTATAGCTATATGACGCGTCGCCTGTTACAGGCCAATCTGCATAATGATGTTGCGGCAATTGAAGAAGTCGAAGCCTTACTGCGCAATATTGCCGATGCCTGGAAAGAGGTGTCCACTTCTAAAGCCCTGGTTCAGGACACGATTTAA
- the fliT gene encoding flagella biosynthesis regulatory protein FliT, with the protein MNIAPHLFTIYQQLLSLSQSMLRLASEGKWEELIDMEVNYVSAVEKLSQLTRQQPVPSHTQDQLRPVLRHLLDNEAEIKRLLQARMEELSSLIGHSNRQKSMNSAYGKLAGTVLYPAE; encoded by the coding sequence ATGAATATTGCACCGCACTTGTTCACGATTTACCAACAGCTGTTATCTCTCAGCCAGTCGATGTTACGCCTGGCCAGCGAGGGAAAATGGGAAGAATTAATTGATATGGAAGTTAATTATGTCAGTGCGGTCGAAAAATTAAGCCAGCTAACCCGGCAGCAGCCTGTGCCTTCTCATACTCAGGATCAGCTGCGTCCGGTGCTGCGTCATCTGCTGGATAACGAAGCAGAAATCAAGCGGCTGTTGCAGGCGCGCATGGAAGAACTGAGTTCACTGATTGGCCATTCTAATCGGCAAAAATCGATGAATTCCGCCTACGGCAAACTGGCTGGCACGGTATTATATCCGGCAGAATAA